The following coding sequences are from one Virgibacillus necropolis window:
- a CDS encoding YlmC/YmxH family sporulation protein translates to MRYKDISGKEIVNVSHGSRLGVLGATDLEIDEKTGQIRSFIIPNYKWFGLKKEGAETKIHWKAIKKIGEDMIMIETDG, encoded by the coding sequence ATGCGTTATAAAGATATAAGTGGTAAAGAAATTGTTAACGTAAGCCATGGTTCAAGGCTAGGTGTTTTGGGTGCAACTGATTTGGAAATTGACGAGAAAACCGGTCAAATCAGATCTTTTATTATTCCTAATTACAAGTGGTTTGGTTTAAAAAAAGAAGGTGCGGAAACAAAAATTCATTGGAAAGCAATAAAGAAAATCGGGGAAGATATGATTATGATTGAAACAGACGGATAA